In the Candidatus Rokuibacteriota bacterium genome, one interval contains:
- a CDS encoding SWIM zinc finger family protein has translation MFYGWRPYVPVAQRRQRAAREAARLAKKGRRLSPVVVDGRAITRTFWGTAWCQNLERYSDFANRLPRGRTYVRNGSVIDLQIARGAVTALVSGSMIYKITVKIALVAPARWRALCRDCAGAIDSLVELLQGRLAKGVMERLCRERTGLFPAPAEITLACSCPDWASMCKHVAAVLYGVGARLDERPELLFALRGADEKALITQAGAGVALSRKGPAAGKILDDAKLSEVFGIELAAAVPPTADRRRAAARRRPKPPAASATSSRAEPRGPRRARRRGPRRG, from the coding sequence ATGTTCTATGGCTGGCGACCGTACGTCCCCGTGGCCCAGCGCCGGCAGCGCGCGGCGCGCGAGGCGGCCCGGCTCGCCAAGAAGGGCCGCCGCCTCTCACCGGTCGTCGTCGACGGCCGCGCCATCACCCGGACCTTCTGGGGCACGGCCTGGTGCCAGAACCTCGAGCGCTACAGCGACTTCGCCAACCGGCTGCCCCGCGGGCGCACCTACGTCCGCAACGGCTCGGTCATCGACCTGCAGATCGCCCGGGGCGCGGTGACCGCCCTGGTGAGCGGGTCCATGATCTACAAGATCACCGTGAAGATCGCGCTGGTCGCGCCGGCGCGCTGGCGCGCCCTCTGCCGGGACTGCGCGGGCGCCATCGACTCGCTCGTCGAGCTGCTGCAGGGACGTCTCGCCAAAGGTGTCATGGAGCGCCTCTGCCGGGAGCGCACCGGTCTGTTCCCCGCGCCCGCCGAGATCACGCTCGCCTGCAGCTGCCCGGACTGGGCGTCGATGTGCAAGCACGTCGCCGCGGTCCTCTACGGCGTCGGCGCGCGGCTCGACGAGCGGCCCGAGCTGCTCTTCGCCCTCCGCGGGGCCGACGAGAAGGCGCTGATCACGCAGGCGGGCGCCGGCGTCGCCCTGTCCCGCAAGGGGCCGGCGGCCGGGAAGATCCTCGACGACGCGAAGCTCTCCGAAGTGTTCGGGATCGAGCTGGCGGCGGCGGTGCCGCCGACTGCGGATCGCCGGCGGGCGGCGGCGCGACGGCGCCCGAAACCGCCGGCCGCGTCGGCCACCTCGTCCCGAGCGGAGCCGCGCGGGCCACGTCGAGCCCGGCGCCGCGGACCTCGGCGCGGCTGA